From the genome of Oxyura jamaicensis isolate SHBP4307 breed ruddy duck chromosome 2, BPBGC_Ojam_1.0, whole genome shotgun sequence, one region includes:
- the RPP40 gene encoding ribonuclease P protein subunit p40 — MSAPLRRVQQAPRHLLVCEKGHARHPRSRHAAHVRDHAYNCRVSILIPECGMLPEVLKSTIADIGEYYLVKNLSVHELVAHEFIDSFVKKGSCYALTYNTKIDQDNTAALLPTGKLILSVDKDTYEELGLQGHPSQYSGKKAMRYIITIDLTDANFHPDGKKHKRVLWALKEKKPLEFDFLMACYNTGAEGSTLMSYFPKNQIRTLKPKITFSTVRDLQCPVLQSNELEGKPEESCSTEELFEWLGAVLNQVNLDNKSSSFLSTYCCPQPNSTVDQAFLCTITGFIIPDKIIQLLEQLCSYFSEPKLAHWLTLTVHGFADSPVSWRENEHGFHKGGENLYNFVVFRNLDYWLQMAVGTNDDCPP, encoded by the exons ATGTCGGCGCCGCTGCGGCGCGTGCAGCAGGCGCCGCGGCACCTGCTGGTGTGCGAGAAGGGCCACGCGCGCCACCCGCGCTCGCGCCACGCGGCGCACGTGCGGGACCACGCCTACAACTGCCGC GTATCTATTTTGATCCCTGAATGCGGTATGCTACCTGAAGTGCTGAAAAGTACTATTGCAGACATTGGAGAGTACTATCTGGTGAAGAATTTATCGGTTCATGAATTGGTTGCTCATGAGTTCATCGATTCTTTTGTGAAGAAAG GTTCATGCTATGCACTTACCTATAATACAAAAATTGATCAAGACAATACTGCAGCTCTGCTACCGACtg GAAAACTAATTCTGTCAGTGGATAAAGATACATATGAGGAACTTGGACTGCAAGGTCACCCTTCTCAGTATTCTGGCAAAAAAGCAATGAGATATA TTATAACTATTGACTTGACTGATGCCAACTTTCACCCTGATGGCAAGAAACATAAGAGGGTGCTTTGGGCcttgaaagagaagaaacctTTAGAATTTGACTTCCTAATGGCTTGTTATAATACAG GTGCAGAGGGATCAACATTGATGTCATACTTTCCCAAAAACCAAATACGGACCCTGAAGCCAAAAATAACATTCAGCACAGTAAGAGACTTGCAGTGTCCAGTGTTGCAAAGTAATGAATTAGAAGGAAAACCAGAAGAGTCCTGCAGTACAGAAGAACTGTTTGAATGGCTAGGTGCTGTCCTGAATCAAGTTAACTT agacaaCAAATCTTCTAGCTTCTTATCAACCTATTGCTGTCCTCAGCCAAACTCAACAGTGGACCAAGCTTTTTTGTGCACAATTACAGGCTTTATAATTCCTGATAAGATAATTCAGTTGTTGGAGCAGCTGTG CTCCTATTTCAGTGAACCAAAACTGGCACACTGGCTGACCTTAACTGTGCATGGCTTTGCAGACAGTCCTGTTTCCTGGAGAGAAAACGAACATGGTTTTCACAAAGGAGGAGAGAACTTGTACAACTTTGTCGTTTTTAGAAATCTGGACTACTGGCTTCAGATGGCTGTAGGAACTAATGACGATTGTCCTCCGTAA